A single region of the Tigriopus californicus strain San Diego chromosome 8, Tcal_SD_v2.1, whole genome shotgun sequence genome encodes:
- the LOC131885590 gene encoding glycoprotein-N-acetylgalactosamine 3-beta-galactosyltransferase 1-like isoform X2: MFQMRRLWRSVCQLRGPRMLVRNGLVCLALLSLLTILRLSQWNEAMDEVLEDRSKRAGGKILCWILTYPMNKNTQAAAVKETWGRRCDKLLFMTSEKDPEDDSFVALEVTEDRKNLWTKTQLSLEYIYNNHFAGYDWFFKADDDTYVIVENLRKFASQYSPQDPAYFGCRFKPFVTQGYMSGGAGYLLSRESLKRFIVNGFRNETRNECNQLSSPSEDVQLGRCLEKVGVVAMNTTDAMGGHRFFPLDPTFLLYKENKKKRIYWLFRYIYEPLSFGDHAYSKEAISFHYIPAHAMKIFDLFLYRIRVAES; encoded by the exons ATGTTCCAAATGAGGCGATTATGGCGAAGTGTGTGTCAATTGAGAGGCCCTCGAA TGCTTGTCCGGAATGGCTTGGTTTGTTTGGCGTTGTTGTCTCTCCTTACGATTCTTCGCTTGAGTCAATGGAACGAGGCCATGGATGAAGTTTTAGAGGATAGATCCAAGAGAGCAGGAGGCAAGATCTTGTGTTGGATCTTGACGTACCCCATGAATAAAAACACTCAAGCTGCAGCTGTGAAAGAAACATGGGGACGGCGATGTGATAAGTTGCTCTTCATGACGAGTGAGAAAG ACCCTGAAGATGATTCATTTGTGGCTTTGGAGGTGACGGAAGACCGGAAGAATTTATGGACGAAAACTCAACTCTCTTTGGAGTACATTTACAACAACCACTT CGCCGGATATGACTGGTTCTTTAAGGCAGATGACGACACCTATGTCATAGTGGAAAACCTTCGTAAGTTCGCCTCACAATACTCTCCACAAGATCCAGCTTATTTTGGTTGCCGATTCAAACCCTTTGTGACACAAGGCTACATGAGCGGTGGAGCAG GCTATCTTCTCTCCCGCGAGTCACTCAAACGCTTCATCGTCAATGGCTTTCGAAATGAGACCCGGAACGAGTGCAATCAACTTTCCTCTCCTTCCGAGGACGTTCAACTTGGGCGGTGCCTGGAAAAAGTGGGAGTGGTTGCGATGAACACGACGGATGCCATGGGTGGACATCGTTTCTTTCCCCTGGATCCCACTTTCCTACTgtacaaagaaaacaagaagaagcGAATTTACTGGTTGTTCCGTTACATTTACGAACCTTTATCATTT GGGGATCACGCTTATTCCAAGGAGGCCATTTCCTTTCATTACATTCCGGCTCATgccatgaaaatatttgatctttttctttatcGCATTCGAGTAGCCGAATCATGA
- the LOC131885537 gene encoding uncharacterized protein LOC131885537, translating to MCDKCCKCCPSVSCPQWPDRCCLCFNKKIGTFITGVLSILGNLAVLVPCVFALIKPEFWAEAYKTLEDWILNNHWDSDVTSSALRLLSLVSEHHALFLIILIAFCALHIFNSLLLIMGSLLEKRLLLIPWMIQDMLIILCVTLIFIFWAFFSFFVHVLVAVFFPVIAGLLLGFWFYLWRNVKEYFHFLGQDLAGHHNGTVYRKLPAPNSGRSLLAVS from the exons ATGTGTGATAAATGCTGCAAATGTTGCCCGTCAGTGAGCTGTCCACAATGGCCAGACCGATGTTGTCTGtgcttcaacaaaaaaatcggCACTTTCATCACCGGTGTATTGTCCATATTAGGCAACTTGGCCGTTTTGGTGCCCTGCGTTTTCGCATTGATCAAACCAGAATTTTGGGCTGAAG CCTACAAAACGCTGGAGGATTGGATCTTGAACAATCATTGGGACTCGGATGTCACAAGTTCGGCCTTGCGTCTTCTCTCCCTGGTTTCAGAGCATCATGCTCTGTTTCTCATCATCCTGATTGCTTTCTGCGCACTCCACATCTTCAATTCACTCCTTCTGATCATGGGATCCCTCCTGGAGAAACGACTCCTCCTCATTCCGTGGATGATCCAGGATATGCTCATCATCCTCTGTGTTACGTTGATCTTCATCTTTTGGGCAttcttctcgttctttgtGCATGTTCTAGTCGCCGTGTTCTTCCCCGTAATCGCCGGACTCCTGCTCGGATTCTGGTTCTACCTCTGGCGAAATGTCAAAGAGTACTTTCATTTCTTGGGCCAAGACCTGGCTGGACATCATAATGGCACGGTGTATCGGAAGCTCCCCGCCCCTAATTCGGGTCGAAGTCTTCTGGCAGTGAGTTAG
- the LOC131885590 gene encoding glycoprotein-N-acetylgalactosamine 3-beta-galactosyltransferase 1-like isoform X3 produces MNNCYVQGTVLVRNGLVCLALLSLLTILRLSQWNEAMDEVLEDRSKRAGGKILCWILTYPMNKNTQAAAVKETWGRRCDKLLFMTSEKDPEDDSFVALEVTEDRKNLWTKTQLSLEYIYNNHFAGYDWFFKADDDTYVIVENLRKFASQYSPQDPAYFGCRFKPFVTQGYMSGGAGYLLSRESLKRFIVNGFRNETRNECNQLSSPSEDVQLGRCLEKVGVVAMNTTDAMGGHRFFPLDPTFLLYKENKKKRIYWLFRYIYEPLSFGDHAYSKEAISFHYIPAHAMKIFDLFLYRIRVAES; encoded by the exons atgaacaattgttACGTTCAGGGAACAG TGCTTGTCCGGAATGGCTTGGTTTGTTTGGCGTTGTTGTCTCTCCTTACGATTCTTCGCTTGAGTCAATGGAACGAGGCCATGGATGAAGTTTTAGAGGATAGATCCAAGAGAGCAGGAGGCAAGATCTTGTGTTGGATCTTGACGTACCCCATGAATAAAAACACTCAAGCTGCAGCTGTGAAAGAAACATGGGGACGGCGATGTGATAAGTTGCTCTTCATGACGAGTGAGAAAG ACCCTGAAGATGATTCATTTGTGGCTTTGGAGGTGACGGAAGACCGGAAGAATTTATGGACGAAAACTCAACTCTCTTTGGAGTACATTTACAACAACCACTT CGCCGGATATGACTGGTTCTTTAAGGCAGATGACGACACCTATGTCATAGTGGAAAACCTTCGTAAGTTCGCCTCACAATACTCTCCACAAGATCCAGCTTATTTTGGTTGCCGATTCAAACCCTTTGTGACACAAGGCTACATGAGCGGTGGAGCAG GCTATCTTCTCTCCCGCGAGTCACTCAAACGCTTCATCGTCAATGGCTTTCGAAATGAGACCCGGAACGAGTGCAATCAACTTTCCTCTCCTTCCGAGGACGTTCAACTTGGGCGGTGCCTGGAAAAAGTGGGAGTGGTTGCGATGAACACGACGGATGCCATGGGTGGACATCGTTTCTTTCCCCTGGATCCCACTTTCCTACTgtacaaagaaaacaagaagaagcGAATTTACTGGTTGTTCCGTTACATTTACGAACCTTTATCATTT GGGGATCACGCTTATTCCAAGGAGGCCATTTCCTTTCATTACATTCCGGCTCATgccatgaaaatatttgatctttttctttatcGCATTCGAGTAGCCGAATCATGA
- the LOC131885590 gene encoding uncharacterized protein LOC131885590 isoform X1, with translation MRDVKNRNNQPKKIVIMSTWGAGSGTLSSILLKHLNAYFHQEPLHYFGGRQVETVSDTIEAKRVIEALLKCEYRNPVLAKYLYHARFQWPRQFQSNPSILKGCSSLRNSDCFDQGYLQHQCQNYNIQVMRILRLRLHHLEELLKDRGMDMRVLFLIRDPRGTLQSRMDTIKSCAQFLSCHCSTTLCRHLSDDWTSFRSLRAQFPGHVWAIRFEDLHGNREDTMRKLLTFLDLEMDLSTRMSILSKIFTSQNNKIDPFESALDWRKQLSGMNASAIDKNCRSKMSPMGYLTCDGKVPLTKCDPLQRNMNLNPLRLATNLGFA, from the exons ATGCGAGATGTGAAAAATCGGAACAATCAACCCAAGAAGATCGTT ATCATGTCGACTTGGGGTGCGGGATCTGGGACTCTATCATCCATCCTGCTCAAGCATTTGAATGCGTATTTCCATCAAGAACCTCTCCATTACTTCGGAGGCCGTCAAGTAGAAACCGTCTCGGACACAATAGAAGCTAAACGAGTGATCGAGGCATTGTTAAAATGCGAGTATCGAAATCCAGTGTTAG CCAAATACTTGTACCATGCCCGCTTTCAATGGCCTCGCCAATTCCAGAGCAACCCCAGCATTCTTAAAGGATGTTCCAGTCTCAGAAATTCGGACTGCTTTGACCAAGGATACCTCCAGCATCAATGTCAGAACTACAATATTCAAGTCATGAGAATCCTCAGATTGCGCTTGCATCATCTTGAAGAATTGCTGAAGGACAGAGG AATGGACATGAGAGTGCTCTTTTTGATCCGAGATCCCCGTGGAACGTTGCAATCTCGAATGGATACCATCAAGAGTTGTGCTCAATTCTTGAGTTGCCATTGCTCGACGACACTTTGCCGACATCTGAGTGACGATTGGACTTCATTCAGAAGTCTAAGAGCACAATTCCCTGGCCATGTTTG GGCCATCCGATTCGAAGACCTCCACGGGAATCGAGAAGATACGATGAGGAAGTTGTTGACGTTTCtggatttggaaatggacCTTTCCACTCGGATgtcgattttgtcaaaaatcttcacgagtcaaaacaacaaaatcgATCCCTTCGAAAGTGCGCTCGATTGGCGTAAACAACTCTCCGGAATGAATGCTTCAGCCATTGATAAAAACTGTCGCTCCAAAATGTCCCCGATGGGCTATTTAACGTGCGATGGGAAAGTCCCATTGACAAAATGCGATCCCTTGCAAAGAAACATGAACTTGAACCCTTTACGATTGGCAACGAATTTGGGGTTTGCTTAA
- the LOC131885589 gene encoding galactoside alpha-(1,2)-fucosyltransferase 2-like yields the protein MKIRHQFGLFAFIFGTYLGFMYMFLTELEPISEDAKQCPPPLLCPTCLCQKCPECPIRKRNCHTASRPREEKRRYPCYPHKLVMTTFDRGGIGNKMSEYATLLAITTMSGYYPAVSQTLYDVLSEAFSNINHLPFNVSDECIDVVRYLDPGGDPKVVDLFLNKHAGKYPYIHLINYPNAVRVFHKMYHVLKHQFTFKRKVFELASQFVDLVGLDLQYEIPNPIFVGIHVRRIAYDHHLQITQNGSLVEVEYFKRAITALQDSLNLTNENAMNRMVFFVTSDDEKWCKRVFFDIEAVLFFPSDFYRKMPVVSKAHFDLCIMSLCNHSIYDYGTFGFWGAYLAGGHTILAHNIGTGNNTEVETIKQANLPNWHFIDAHPPPVEPKPDYSSLYRRV from the exons ATGAAAATACGTCATCAATTCGGATTGTTCGCCTTCATATTTGGAACTTACCTGGGTTTCATGTACATGTTCCTAACGGAACTGGAACCG ATATCAGAGGATGCAAAACAATGCCCTCCACCGTTGCTTTGTCCTACGTGTCTTTGCCAAAAGTGTCCTGAATGCCCGATTCGCAAGCGGAATTGTCACACGGCCTCGCGACctcgagaagaaaaaaggcgTTACCCGTGCTATCCTCACAAACTCGTCATGACCACGTTTGATCGGGGTGGTATTGGCAACAAGATGAGTGAATATGCCACGTTATTAGCAATAACAACGATGTCCGGCTACTATCCAGCCGTCTCTCAG ACACTCTACGATGTGCTGAGTGAAGCATTTTCCAACATAAATCACTTGCCTTTTAATGTTTCCGATGAATGCATTGACGTGGTGCGCTACCTGGACCCAGGAGGTGATCCCAAAGTGGTGGATCTGTTCTTGAATAAGCACGCTGGAAAGTATCCCTACATTCATCTGATCAATTATCCTAATGCTGTGAGGGTGTTCCATAAGATGTATCACGTGCTAAAGCACCAATTCACCTTCAAGCGAAA AGTATTTGAGCTGGCTAGCCAGTTTGTTGATTTGGTGGGTCTGGACTTGCAATATGAGATCCCAAACCCCATATTTGTAGGAATCCATGTTCGCCGCATTGCCTACGATCACCATTTACAAATCACTCAAAATGGATCGCTTGTTGAGGTGGAATATTTCAAGAGAGCCATTACCGCTCTTCAAGACTCACTAAACCTCACgaatgaaaatgcaatgaacCGA aTGGTTTTCTTTGTCACATCTGACGACGAAAAATGGTGCAAACGGGTTTTCTTTGACATTGAAGCCGTCTTGTTCTTCCCATCGGACTTTTACCGCAAAATGCCAGTGGTGTCCAAGGCTCACTTCGATTTGTGTATTATGTCTCTCTGCAACCATTCAATCTATGACTATGGGACCTTTGGGTTTTGGGGTGCATATCTAGCGGGAGGGCACACCATTTTAGCCCATAATATTGGAACTGGGAACAACACAGAAGTGGAAACCATCAAGCAAGCAAATCTACCCAACTGGCACTTTATTGATGCTCATCCACCTCCTGTGGAACCAAAACCGGACTATTCGTCATTATACCGGCGAGTTTGA
- the LOC131885487 gene encoding uncharacterized protein LOC131885487, with protein sequence MAPSVKFKSSQTSSIASPVVISQGSNKVKPFESRKAASQRRRALKQGTTNKERSDSSKKRSPAKSDKKDIFIQIPVMESPSPQADEEPLGVEIDALEVEVILPEPETPDITITDTADNEIRRLPCPSSSDEEDSESRELERLKNQIRANLKPRDVKKDKEAAAAVVQAFKNQVNNRRPTKVENKWHIWKYAQYEKSRTPKKDWLDETLAGGSMDVGWGRRIYDKNEIESDDRERERIQLDEANTRHLNVKLKKIPEMYGLWDNIYDRRVIRALDCNAKWIPNRKEVEKRKKKDRNKSSRKDKTDKDQDGEDPFAESRKKWVPTGNELTEDDLEFCLHHTNYPKENIKKWFKGFRQTCPNGRLTKAHLHSLFKQIFPNGDSEIFCNHIFRIFDNDGNGFLDFKEFLMALDVASCRSDVEKLQWAFRLYDVDSSGSINLKEIATIMETMEQVEGHKDVSSLMVAKRATEIFGKLDDDNDGEITMQEFVDGYLRMRESDGASSSDNTSDKP encoded by the exons ATGGCTCCCAGTGTCAAATTCAAGTCCAGCCAAACAAGTTCCATTGCGTCTCCGGTTGTCATTAGTCAGGGAAGCAATAAAGTAAAGCCTTTCGAGAGCCGAAAGGCCGCCAGTCAACGGAGAAGGGCTCTGAAGCAAGGAACAACAAACAAGGAGAGGAGTGATTCGTCCAAAAAGCGATCACCAGCCAAAAGTGATAAAAAGGACATTTTCATACAAATACCTGTCATGGAGTCTCCGAGTCCTCAGGCTGATGAGGAGCCCCTGGGAGTCGAGATTGATGCTCTGGAGGTGGAGGTGATCTTACCCGAGCCAGAAACCCCGGATATTACCATCACAGACACAGCTGATAATGAAATTCGGCGCCTACCATGTCCATCCTCATCCGATGAAGAGGACAGTGAGTCTCGTGAGTTGGAGCGGCTCAAGAACCAAATCAGAGCCAACCTCAAACCCAGGGACGTTAAGAAGGACAAAGAGGCCGCGGCCGCTGTGGTCCAAGCCTTCAAAAACCAAGTGAATAATCGACGACCAACCAAAGTGGAAAATAAGTGGCACATTTGGAAGTACGCTCAATATGAGAAAAGTCGAACCCCCAAAAAGGATTGGCTCGACGAGACTTTAGCCGGGGGATCGATGGATGTTGGCTGGGGACGACGGATCTACGATAAAAACGAAATTGAG AGTGATGATCGAGAGCGAGAGCGAATCCAATTGGACGAGGCTAATACTCGTCACTTGAACGTAAAGTTGAAGAAAATCCCCGAGATGTACGGCTTGTGGGACAACATCTACGACCGGCGAGTGATCCGAGCCTTGGACTGCAATGCAAAATGGATCCCAAATCGGAAGGAGGTGGAGAAACGTAAGAAAAAGGATCGCAATAAATCCTCTCGTAAGGACAAAACCGACAAGGATCAAGACGGAGAAGATCCGTTTGCCGAGTCCCGCAAAAAATGGGTTCCAACCG gTAATGAGCTCACCGAGGACGATCTGGAGTTTTGCTTGCATCATACCAATTACCCAAAGGAAAACATCAAGAAGTGGTTCAAAGGGTTCCGTCAGACGTGTCCCAACGGACGCCTAACCAAAGCTCACCTCCATTCCCTATTCAAACAGATTTTTCCCAACGGAGACTCGGAAATCTTTTGCAACCACATTTTCCGTATATTCGACAACGACGGCAACGGCTTTCTGGACTTTAAAGAGTTTCTCATGGCCTTGGATGTGGCTTCTTGTCGTTCCGATGTGGAGAAACTCCAATGGGCATTCAGGCTATACGATGTGGACTCCTCAGGTTCCATTAACCTAAAGGAAATTGCCACCATCATGGAGACCATGGAACAAGTCGAAGGCCACAAGGACGTGTCGAGTCTGATGGTGGCCAAGAGGGCCACGGAAATCTTTGGCAAGCTGGATGACGACAACGACGGCGAGATCACCATGCAAGAATTTGTGGACGGTTATCTTCGAATGAGAGAATCTGATGGTGCTTCCTCTTCTGATAATACTTCGGATAAGCCTTGA
- the LOC131885536 gene encoding transcription elongation factor B polypeptide 3-like: MGGSSEQVISAVDHYRRKMERHAHESRTLLHALSKLDRLEGISIAVLHSTGIGKAVNSLKKHEDEDVAGKARAIVAKWKEIVANEEEEQEQIKEEEEQQQQELQEQQSPPPEPEVHAQPSETEAEPQEASPPPPLAASPPRVATPNRSSESEPGKKRSKSDREASSETSGTPTKPKKSAKSKHRDRRDSAESSSHRKDKKSSHASSSASNPKKDKERSTRDRDHHRQHKSDKKSGSKSESSSSRHRSHDSKSKSSSRSLQLDSDGFAAALDVPTVSNGSTSAAGPVVSGLKRRERDESPRTASPSPAPPPIRSQSSAGPPPVPAQAASLPVPTNLNPNYKPLPRQDNSYVNGITRKIAHQTEDEALSTLIALRKSKSSRTMVYSGAKRTGFMGEVPSLLQICIRVLQEHVDDIEECGGLGYDILEPVLERATPPTLMHIEERNPNLMEDTGPLWERFCKKHFAKDKREEFESWREMFERCTQERETKLNMLKLKVKDSYKREESSHKRAKLAYVGTVAKPPRGVMRAQAKHGTGLPVGFKMGAGNVPVRSSVAPVPVGSAPKPKPKVAPMMAKTLRMARGLKTGYRK; the protein is encoded by the exons ATGGGGGGTTCCTCCGAGCAGGTCATTTCGGCCGTGGATCATTACCGTCGCAAGATGGAGCGCCACGCCCACGAAAGTCGCACGCTTTTGCACGCTCTCTCGAAATTGGATCGTTTGGAAGGGATTTCGATCGCCGTGTTGCACTCCACCGGGATCGGCAAGGCCGTCAACAGCCTCAAGAAGCACGAAGACGAGGACGTGGCCGGCAAGGCCCGGGCCATCGTGGCCAAATGGAAGGAGATCGTGgccaatgaagaagaagaacaggaACAGAtcaaagaagaggaggaacagCAACAGCAGGAACTACAAGAGCAGCAGTCACCCCCTCCGGAGCCAGAGGTGCACGCCCAGCCCTCGGAGACGGAAGCGGAGCCCCAAGAGGCTAGCCCGCCTCCGCCCCTGGCTGCCAGTCCCCCGCGGGTGGCTACGCCCAACAGGTCATCCGAGAGTGAACCGGGCAAGAAGCGATCCAAGTCGGATCGGGAGGCCAGCTCGGAGACGAGTGGCACGCCAACCAAGCCCAAGAAGTCGGCCAAGTCCAAGCATCGTGATAGAAGAGACAGCGCGGAATCCAGTTCGCATCGAAAGGACAAGAAGTCGAGCCACGCCTCCTCGTCCGCGTCCAATCCCAAGAAGGATAAGGAACGCTCGACCCGTGATCGTGATCATCATCGACAGCATAAAAGTGATAAAAAGTCCGGCTCCAAATCGGAATCCTCGTCCAGTCGTCATCGCTCGCACGATTCCAAGTCCAAGTCGAGTAGTCGGTCGCTCCAGCTGGATTCGGACGGCTTTGCGGCCGCCTTGGACGTGCCCACCGTGAGTAACGGCAGTACCAGTGCAGCTGGGCCGGTCGTGTCCGGTCTGAAACGGCGGGAACGCGATGAATCCCCGCGCACGGCTTCGCCCAGTCCGGCGCCTCCACCCATTCGGAGCCAAAGTTCGGCTGGCCCGCCCCCGGTTCCGGCTCAGGCCGCTTCGTTACCCGTGCCGACCAATCTGAACCCTAATTACAAACCCCTGCCCCGCCAGGACAACTCATACGTCAATGGCATCACGCGCAAGATTGCGCATCAGACTGAAGATGAGGCCCTGTCCACGTTGATCGCCTTACGCAAGAGCAAGAGCTCGCGCACAATGGTGTATTCCGGCGCCAAAAG AACCGGGTTTATGGGCGAGGTCCCTTCGTTGCTGCAAATCTGCATACGGGTGCTTCAGGAGCACGTGGACGATATTGAGGAGTGCGGTGGTTTGGGCTACGATATCCTGGAGCCCGTGTTGGAGCGGGCCACCCCGCCCACCCTGATGCATATCGAAGAGCgcaatcccaatctcatggaagACACGGGTCCTCTGTGGGAACGATTTTGCAAGAAGCATTTCGCCAAGGACAAACGTGAAGAGTTCGAGTCTTGGCGCGAAATGTTTGAGCGCTGCACGCAAGAGCGGGAAACCAAGCTCAACATGCTCAAGCTGAAAGTCAAGGACTCCTACAAGCGAGAAGAGAGCTCGCACAAGCGAGCCAAACTGGCCTATGTGGGCACGGTGGCTAAACCGCCCCGGGGGGTTATGCGGGCTCAAGCCAAGCATGGCACGGGACTGCCCGTGGGGTTCAAAATGGGCGCCGGTAACGTACCCGTCCGGTCCTCGGTCGCCCCCGTTCCCGTGGGCAGTGCACCTAAACCCAAGCCCAAGGTGGCGCCTATGATGGCCAAGACACTGCGTATGGCTCGGGGTCTCAAGACCGGTTATAGAAAGTAA
- the LOC131885488 gene encoding uncharacterized protein LOC131885488, with protein MASVTLIFLISITVLVVVFLLFWALDLLKSKLAERSQEKVRSQSLADNTQHLDKKPLIVPIRNDLELLRREPFASNIQECLVIVLSNESKTAGVCAYLNDLEVDYFVEDFPPCCQRYPNEHALRSFLGAMNTFSDKWVYAEAVTYLHNDFDLIKSVNTQGTRHARLVGKYEAKYYYRVIPQWTENFVCDNIELEEYWENMVEFTKRLLKASEFSSPKLWKRFPLNHWKRKQIFFKADDFHQVPHPGAMDNIRRQTPNLLPQVQEETTAVLVPID; from the exons ATGGCATCCGTGACATTAATCTTTTTAATCTCTATCACCGTTTTAGTTGTggtcttcctcctcttttggGCTTTAGAtttgctaaaaagcaaacTTGCCGAAAGATCCCAAGAAAAGGTTCGGTCTCAATCTCTTGCCGACAACACTCAGCATTTAGACAAAAAACCTCTCATAGTTCCCATACGAAATGACTTGGAACTTCTAAGGCGAGAACCTTTTGCTTCTAACATTCAAGAGTGCTTGGTGATCGTTCTTAGTAATGAAAGTAAGACTGCCGGTGTGTGTGCTTACCTCAACGATCTGGAGGTTGATTATTTTGTGGAGGATTTTCCCCCCTGTTGCCAAAGATATCCCAATGAGCATGCTCTAAGATCATTTTTGGGTGCTATGAATACCTTCTCCGATAAATGGGTCTATGCTGAGGCGGTAACTTACCTTCACAACGATTTCGACCTCATCAA ATCCGTTAATACCCAAGGGACCAGGCATGCTCGTCTTGTGGGGAAATACGAGGCCAAGTATTACTATCGAGTAATCCCGCAATGGACCGAGAACTTCGTTTGTGACAAT attgaacttgaagaatACTGGGAAAATATGGTCGAATTCACAAAGAGGTTATTGAAAGCATCGGAATTTTCCAGTCCTAAACTTTGGAAGCGGTTTCCGTTGAACCATTGGAAACGTAAACAGATATTCTTCAAGGCCGATGATTTCCATCAGGTTCCTCATCCGGGAGCAATGGACAACATTCGTAGACAAACGCCTAATCTTCTACCTCAAGTCCAAGAGGAAACAACAGCTGTCTTGGTCCCGATTGATTAA